One Archangium violaceum genomic window, GTGGTGGAGTACCAGTTGCTGCTCATGAAGTACGCGGGCGTGGATGGCGTGCTCATCGACTGGCCCGGCACCCTCGACTGCGTGGACTACCCCAAGAACAGGCAGAACGCCGAGGCCTTCATCAACAAGACCGCCGCGGTGGGTCTCGAGTTCGCCATCGTCTACGAGGACCACAACCTGACGCTGGCGCCCACGTACGGCTGCTCCGTTCCGGACAAACTCGCCGCGGCCCGTAACGACATGGCCTACCTGCGAGACAACTACTTCTCGCGGAGCAACTACATCAAGGTCAACAACGCGCCCCTGCTCCTGGACTTCGGACCGCAGACCTTCAAGTCGCCGGACGACTGGAGCAACATCTTCTCGCCCCTCTCACCCAAGCCGACCTTCCTGACGCTCTGGTACCAGAGCGGTGATGCCGGGGCCAACGCCCAGGGCGAGTACCCGTGGATCTACTCGGACTTCATCACCGGATTGCAAAACTTCTATGACAACCGTCCGCTGAACGTGAAGTTCGGCGTGGCCTACCCGGGCTTCAACACCTTCTACTCCGAGGGGGGCTGGGGCGGTCCAACGTGGGGCCTGCCCTACGATGGGACCGGCACCTTTGGCCAGACGTTGGACATGGCCAAGAACAGCGGCGTGAACTGGATCCAACTCGCCACCTGGAACGACTACGGCGAAGGCACGATGATCGAGCCGACGCGCGAGTTCGGCTATGGCTTCCTGACCACCCTGCAGCAGAAGCTCGGTGTGTCCTACGGGCAGAGCCAGCTGGAACTCATCGCCAGGCTCCATGAGCAGCGCAAGCAGTACGCGGGCGACGCATCCAAGCAGGCCCAGCTCGACCAGGCCTTCAACTACCTCGTGGCCCTGCAACCCGATCAGGCCGCGAACATCCTCAATGACACCCAGCCGCCGCCCACCTCTCCCACCGTCGTCAACGCCGGCTTCGAGTCCGGTATGACGGGCTGGAACACCTGGTCGCCCGATGGCACCGCCGGGGCCGCGCTCACCGAGACCTACAACGGGGGCCACCACAGCACCTACCACCTGACGCACTACAGCCCGGGGGCCTTCGAGACGTGGACGTACCAGATGCTCAACAACATCCCCAACGGCAACTACCGGGTACGTGCCTGGGTCCGGAAGGGCGGCGACTTCCACTTCTCCCGGCTCCAGGCCAAGATTTGCGCCGAATGCACGCCGGCCGCCACCGAGCTCGGCACGTACGGCGACTGGACGCAGCTGGAGACGCCGACCATCGCCGTGACCGCGGGCTACCTCGAGTTCGGCCTCCACACCAAGGCCACGAGCGGCAGCAGCTTCGTCCACCTGGACGACGTGCAGGTCATCCGTCAGTAGCCGCGAGGCCCGCCGCAGTTGGGAAGCACCCGGGTGCGGGTCAAGTGCCCAGGTGCATCCCCTCGATGATGCGCTAATGATGCGCTCGCTCTGGAGGGAGGATTGCTCCGTCGGCTCCCGCGCACACCCCGCGGCTCACGACACGCTCCGGGGCGGCGAGGCCCCGAAGTCCAGCGTGTACTCACGTGCCACGCGGGAGAGCTTGCGCTCCAGACGCTCGATGCGGCGCCGCAATGCCTCGCCACTCTCGGCGGGTGAGGCGAGCCGCGCGTGGTGCAGGGCACGCGGGAGGTCCTTGAGATCGTGCTCGTACAGCTTGGCCAGCGAGAGGTGGAGGGGCGCGGCCTGGTCCGCCCGCGCCGACGCGAGCGCCCGCTGGAGGTTCGCCGCCGCCGTCTGGTCATCCCCCACCCGGCGTGACAGGCGGGAGGCCAGCGCGAGCGCCTCGACGCCCACCGCACCTCCGTCTCCCGCCGCGGCGGCCCGGGCGAAGGCGTGGGCCCGCTCATAGTCCCGCGCCCGGAGCGCCACGCTCGCGAAGCCCAGCAGGTCGCGTGCATCCTTCCCCTCGGCGCCGCTCGCCCGGAAGCGCCGCACCAGCACGCCCAGCAGCGCCGCCAGCAACAGAAGATCGTTCGCGTTGTGCTCCAGCACCGGCGTCAGGGCCGAGCCATCCGCGCCCCGCAGGAAGCGGAAGTAGAGGTCCGGAATCAACGAGCCGTCCACGTCCCCCACCCGGTGGTAGCCGAGCACCTGCTCCTCCAGGTGCACCAGCCGCGTCCCGGAGCCGCGGTATTTGAAGACGCGGCGCGCGCAGTGCAGCAGGTCCAGGTGTGGCAGCTCGGCGGGAGGCGTCACGCGGTTGAGCACGAAGCGCGTTCGCAGCAGCGGCCAGTCGAAGCTCTTGCCGTTGAACGTCACCAGACAGGAGGACTCCGCCATGCGCTCGGCCAACACGCGCAGCATCGGCGCCTCCTCTCCCAGCTTGCGAAGGAAGAGTTGATGCACCCGCAGCGAGCGGCCCTCGAACCAGGCCAGGCCCACCAGGAAGGGCACCGTGCCCGTACCGCCCGCGAGCCCCGTCGTCTCCGTGTCCAGGAAGAGCATCCGCCGGAAGTCCACGCCCGCCAGCCCCGGCTGCAGCGCCAGGCTCGCCACCAGCGGTGACTCCACATCCAGCGCCTCCGCGAGCGGCGCGCTGCCGTGGTGGTGGTCCGGTGGCAGCACGCGCTCGGCGACATGGACGACGCCGTGCGGTGTGCTTCGGGGCTCCGCGGGCAGAGGACCCGGAGGCGGCGCCGCGGAGGTGCCCCGGCGACCCACCGCCGCGCCCCGACGCTCGGCCCAATCCCCGAGCATCCGGCGCAAGGCAACCACGCGCGGATCCGGCTCGTTCCGAGGCGCCTCGGAGGGAGGATCCTCCACCTGCGTGGGCGGGACTTCCACCGCCGGAGCGACGGACGCAGGTTCCACCTCCGGGGCCTGCGGAGCTGGAGACGGTTTCGCCCCCGGCTTGCCGCCGGGACCCACGCCGCCGAGCCGAGCCAGCTTGCGTTTCAAGTCCACGGCGCACCTCGCCTACTGCAGGGCCACGACACCCAGGGCCGAGAGAATCTCCAACCCGAGCCGCTTGCGCGGGTGGGTGTCCACCGGCGCGCTGCCGGGCATGACGCCCGCGGCGGGGCCGATGCACGCGGGGCACCCATCCTCGCAGCCGCACGACTCCAGCAGCCGCCGCGCGCGCCGCAACAACTCCTCTCGCTGGTCGAACAGACGCGCGGCCAGCCCCACCCCTCCCGGAATGTTGTCGTAGAGGAAGATGGTCGGATCGAAACCCACGCCTCCGTCCTTGCGCGGCGGACCGTCCGCGTCGTCCTTGCTCCCGAGCGTCTTGCCAATATCCCTCGGGTCGATCATCAGCCCCACGCAGGCCACCGTCCGCAGCGCGCTGGCTATTCCCCGGAGCGCATCGATGACGGCGGGCCGCGGCGCGCCCATGGAGCGCACCACGCTCTCCGGCACGGTGAGCCAGAGCGAGGTGGTGTGCATCTGCATCTCCGGCAGGTTCACGTCCCCGTAGCCCACGTTCTCGTGGGTGTGGAACTTGATCTTCTTGTAGCCCACCACCTTCTCGATGACGCTCACCTCGCCCATGCCCGCCTGCAGGTCCGGCCCGAGCGCGGCGCCCTGGTCCTCCTGGATGACGTTCACCCGCACGTACGTCATCGCGTCGGTGAAGTAGTCCGGCGCCACCTTGCGCACGTAGGCCTTGTGGTTCTCGTAGTCGAAGCGCTCGACCTGGTACTGCTCGGCCTCGTGCTGGTAGATGGCCTGCTCGTGCAACATCGTGTGCGCCGAGCGGAAGTCCATCTCCGCCAGTGTGCGATCCGTGCCCAGCTCGATGATGACCACGTTGTCCCAGCCCACGCTGCGCAGCGAGACGTGGTTGGCCGGGTACGCGTCCGCGGACCAGTGGAACATCCGCTTGCCCTGGGGGCCCGGCGTGGGGTGCACCACCTCGTGCTGCGCGAGATAGCCGAGCGCGTCCGTGGTGGACTCGGCCGGCACGTCCCCGAAGGTGTCCCCCTCCTCGAAGGGCAGCTCGAAGGCCGCGCACTTGAGATGTTGGACGAGGATCTCCACGTTGTCCGGATCGATGCGCGCGTGCTCCACCGGAGCGCCCGTGAGGGACTTCGGATCCCCCGCGAAGTACTGATCCAACGGCGAGCTCGAGGTCACGAGGAGCGCGAGGCTGCCCGCGCCCCGGCGACCCGCGCGTCCGAAGCGCTGCATCAACGCCGCCACCGAGCCCGGGTAGCCCGCGCACACCACCGCGTCCAGCGAGCCGATGTCGATGCCCAGCTCCAGCGCGTTGGTGGCCACCACACAGCGCACCTCACCCGCGCGCATGGCCGCCTCGGTGGCCCGGCGCGTCCCCGGCAGGTAGCCGCCGCGGTAGCCCTGGATGAGATTCGGGTCCATCTTCTCCTCGATGAACCGGTCCCTCAGGTACTTGAGCATCACCTCGATGTTGTTGCGCGACTGGCCGAAGAGCAGCGTGGACACCTCGGCGCGCACCAGGTCCGCCACCAGCCGCACCGCGCTCTTGAGGTAGCTGGCGCGGATGCCCAGCTCCGCGTTCACCACCGGCGGGTTGTAGACCATGATCCGGCGCTCACCCGAGGGCGCTCCGCTCTCGGAGACGAGCGACACCTCGCGGCCCAGCATCCGCTCGGCGTGGGCCTTCGGGTTGCCGATGGTGGCCGAGGCCAGGATGAACACCGGCGACGAGCCATGGAAGGCCGCCACGCGCTGCAACCGGCGCAACACGTTGGCCAGGTGCGAGCCGAAGACGCCCCGGTACGTGTGCAGCTCGTCGATGACGACGTAGCGCAGGTTGGAGAAGAGCCGCGCCCAGTTCGCGTGGTGCGGGAGGATGCCCGTATGCAGCATGTCCGGGTTGGTGAGCACCACGCCGCTGCGCTCGCGAGCCGCCCGCCGGGCATCCCCCGGCGTGTCCCCGTCGAAGGTGATGGCGCCGTGCTCCAGGCCCGCCTCGCGCATGAAGACGCGCAGCGACTCCTCCTGATCTCTCGACAGCGCCTTGGTGGGGAAGAGGTACAGGGCGCGCGCCTGCGGCTCCCGCGCGAACTGGTCCAGCAGCGGCAGGTTGTAGCAGAGGCTCTTGCCCGAGGCCGTGGGCGTGGCGATGACCAGGCTGCGCCCCGAGCGCGCCAGCCGGTAGGCCTCGGCCTGGTGGGAGAAGAGCCGGTCGATGCCTCGGCGCTTCAGGGCCTCGCGCACCTGGGGCGACACCTCCTCGGGGATGGGCGCGTAGGCTCCAGCCCGGGCCGGCGTCACCTCGTCGAGGACGATGTTGGGCCAGACCTGCTTGTCATCACGCCAACCCCGCAGGACGGCGTCGAGACCACGGGGACCCGTCCAGGGCTTGCGCCGAGGCCCGGCGAAAGACCCTTCTTCCTTCTCGGACTTCATGGGGTCGGGCACTGTACAGACGTACACCCGGCGAGGCAACGCGTGAGCGCATTTCCTCCCGGCGGGGACTCGGGCAAGCGTCGTGACCTGGACGCGAGGGTGATTCCCCGTATTGCGATACCCGAGAGAGGGGCGCACGTTGTGCGCAAATGAATGTCCCCTTCCGTCACCGGACCGAGGCCGGTAGGACGCTGGCCCGGTCGCTCTCGCACCTCGCCGGGCGCGAGGACGTCATGGTGCTCGCCGTGCCTCATGGCGGCGTGCCCGTGGCCTTCGAGGTCGCCCGTGCACTCGATGCGCCGCTGGACCTGGCCGTCGTCCAGCCCATCCTCCACGCGAGGGGACCCTCCCCGCGCGACGTGACACTCGGGCTGCTCGGCGCGCCCGCGGCGCTGCAGCTCCACGAGGCCACGCTCAACGCGCTCGATCTCTCCGACGAGGCGCTCGGACAGGCCCTCTCCCGCGCCAGGCGGCAACTGCGCCAGCGCGTGCGCGCCATGCGGCCGGCCGCGCCCGTG contains:
- a CDS encoding ribonuclease H-like domain-containing protein, encoding MDLKRKLARLGGVGPGGKPGAKPSPAPQAPEVEPASVAPAVEVPPTQVEDPPSEAPRNEPDPRVVALRRMLGDWAERRGAAVGRRGTSAAPPPGPLPAEPRSTPHGVVHVAERVLPPDHHHGSAPLAEALDVESPLVASLALQPGLAGVDFRRMLFLDTETTGLAGGTGTVPFLVGLAWFEGRSLRVHQLFLRKLGEEAPMLRVLAERMAESSCLVTFNGKSFDWPLLRTRFVLNRVTPPAELPHLDLLHCARRVFKYRGSGTRLVHLEEQVLGYHRVGDVDGSLIPDLYFRFLRGADGSALTPVLEHNANDLLLLAALLGVLVRRFRASGAEGKDARDLLGFASVALRARDYERAHAFARAAAAGDGGAVGVEALALASRLSRRVGDDQTAAANLQRALASARADQAAPLHLSLAKLYEHDLKDLPRALHHARLASPAESGEALRRRIERLERKLSRVAREYTLDFGASPPRSVS
- a CDS encoding DEAD/DEAH box helicase — its product is MKSEKEEGSFAGPRRKPWTGPRGLDAVLRGWRDDKQVWPNIVLDEVTPARAGAYAPIPEEVSPQVREALKRRGIDRLFSHQAEAYRLARSGRSLVIATPTASGKSLCYNLPLLDQFAREPQARALYLFPTKALSRDQEESLRVFMREAGLEHGAITFDGDTPGDARRAARERSGVVLTNPDMLHTGILPHHANWARLFSNLRYVVIDELHTYRGVFGSHLANVLRRLQRVAAFHGSSPVFILASATIGNPKAHAERMLGREVSLVSESGAPSGERRIMVYNPPVVNAELGIRASYLKSAVRLVADLVRAEVSTLLFGQSRNNIEVMLKYLRDRFIEEKMDPNLIQGYRGGYLPGTRRATEAAMRAGEVRCVVATNALELGIDIGSLDAVVCAGYPGSVAALMQRFGRAGRRGAGSLALLVTSSSPLDQYFAGDPKSLTGAPVEHARIDPDNVEILVQHLKCAAFELPFEEGDTFGDVPAESTTDALGYLAQHEVVHPTPGPQGKRMFHWSADAYPANHVSLRSVGWDNVVIIELGTDRTLAEMDFRSAHTMLHEQAIYQHEAEQYQVERFDYENHKAYVRKVAPDYFTDAMTYVRVNVIQEDQGAALGPDLQAGMGEVSVIEKVVGYKKIKFHTHENVGYGDVNLPEMQMHTTSLWLTVPESVVRSMGAPRPAVIDALRGIASALRTVACVGLMIDPRDIGKTLGSKDDADGPPRKDGGVGFDPTIFLYDNIPGGVGLAARLFDQREELLRRARRLLESCGCEDGCPACIGPAAGVMPGSAPVDTHPRKRLGLEILSALGVVALQ
- a CDS encoding phosphoribosyltransferase — translated: MNVPFRHRTEAGRTLARSLSHLAGREDVMVLAVPHGGVPVAFEVARALDAPLDLAVVQPILHARGPSPRDVTLGLLGAPAALQLHEATLNALDLSDEALGQALSRARRQLRQRVRAMRPAAPVPSLEGRTVVVVDDGTATGVTLRRAAGLLRRAGARALVAAVPVGAEEALRLLASEFEDVVCCSQPEPFVSVSDGYESYPDVTNAQVRELLTRAWSGHAPRKKGKGELGLGAGRPAP
- a CDS encoding glycoside hydrolase family 71/99-like protein, with amino-acid sequence MEHRRFLSEGAGAFAALMLTGCGLASPESQSITLSGEKEPTATLTAPVSVSKTFTKKVYVHLMPWFETRESSGNGTWGVHWTMSTKNPDVVDSTGKRQIASHYYPLIGPYASGDKDVVEYQLLLMKYAGVDGVLIDWPGTLDCVDYPKNRQNAEAFINKTAAVGLEFAIVYEDHNLTLAPTYGCSVPDKLAAARNDMAYLRDNYFSRSNYIKVNNAPLLLDFGPQTFKSPDDWSNIFSPLSPKPTFLTLWYQSGDAGANAQGEYPWIYSDFITGLQNFYDNRPLNVKFGVAYPGFNTFYSEGGWGGPTWGLPYDGTGTFGQTLDMAKNSGVNWIQLATWNDYGEGTMIEPTREFGYGFLTTLQQKLGVSYGQSQLELIARLHEQRKQYAGDASKQAQLDQAFNYLVALQPDQAANILNDTQPPPTSPTVVNAGFESGMTGWNTWSPDGTAGAALTETYNGGHHSTYHLTHYSPGAFETWTYQMLNNIPNGNYRVRAWVRKGGDFHFSRLQAKICAECTPAATELGTYGDWTQLETPTIAVTAGYLEFGLHTKATSGSSFVHLDDVQVIRQ